A window of the Kosakonia radicincitans DSM 16656 genome harbors these coding sequences:
- the pdeH gene encoding cyclic-guanylate-specific phosphodiesterase yields MKLKQVIQRLNIPEASIESLEERRYWLQCERAYTYQPIYKTDGRLMAVEVLTIVTHPSQPDQRIAPDRYFSQIPVRLRVEVVHEQVELLAEQRTFFADNDVLASVNVDGPTLLAMRENTRLMALVESLPWIRFELVEHIRLPQDSTFASISEIGPLWLDDFGTGMANFSALSEVRYDYIKVARDLFIMLRKTPEGQNLFTMLLQLMNRYCQGVIVEGVETLEEWRDVQESPAFAAQGYFLSRPVPLARLEHVILDL; encoded by the coding sequence ATGAAGTTAAAGCAGGTCATCCAGCGGCTAAACATTCCTGAAGCGAGCATTGAAAGCCTTGAGGAGCGTCGCTATTGGCTGCAATGCGAACGTGCTTATACTTATCAACCCATCTATAAAACCGATGGTCGTCTGATGGCTGTTGAAGTATTGACCATTGTGACGCATCCGTCACAGCCGGATCAGCGAATTGCCCCCGATCGTTATTTCAGCCAAATCCCCGTGCGCCTGCGCGTAGAAGTGGTACATGAGCAGGTCGAATTGCTGGCAGAACAGCGCACTTTCTTCGCTGATAACGATGTGCTGGCTTCGGTCAATGTCGATGGCCCGACGCTGCTGGCGATGCGCGAGAATACGCGACTGATGGCGCTGGTCGAGTCGCTGCCGTGGATCCGTTTTGAACTGGTGGAGCACATTCGTTTACCGCAGGATTCTACCTTTGCGTCGATCAGCGAAATTGGCCCGCTGTGGCTGGATGATTTCGGCACCGGAATGGCGAATTTCTCGGCGCTGAGCGAAGTGCGTTACGACTACATCAAAGTGGCGCGCGACCTGTTTATCATGCTGCGTAAAACTCCGGAAGGGCAAAACCTGTTCACCATGCTGTTGCAGTTGATGAACCGCTACTGTCAGGGCGTTATCGTTGAAGGGGTTGAAACCCTTGAAGAGTGGCGCGATGTGCAGGAGTCTCCGGCTTTTGCGGCGCAGGGCTATTTTCTGTCGCGTCCGGTTCCTCTGGCCCGACTTGAACATGTGATACTCGATTTGTAA
- a CDS encoding AsmA family protein: MTKTRKAITAVIATVLLLIVVAVVIIATFDWNRLKPTINEKVSAELNRPFAIRGDLGVIWERQKEETGWRSWVPWPHVHADDIMLGNPPGIDEVAMVHLPRVEATLAPLALLSKTVYLPWIKLQQPDARLIRRSEKLNNWTFTLASDTNKETNAQPSSWSFRLDNILFDRGRIAIDDAVTRADIEILVDPLGKPLPFSEVTGKNDGKTKAGDYVFGLTAKGRYNGQPLSGTGKIGGMLALRSEGTPFPVQADFRSGNTRVAFVGTVNDPLNIGGVDLQLKFGGDSLGDLYDLTGVLLPDTPPFETDGHLVAKIDSEKGSAFDYRDFNGHIGDSDIHGSLNYTTGKPRPKLEGDVESRQLRLADLGPLIGVDSGKGGQHSTHSEQQKGEKSVQPAGKALPYDRFETDKWDVMDADVRFKGRRIEHGSTLPISDLSTHIILNNADLRLQPLKFGLAGGTISSNLHFEGDKKPMQGRAEIQARRLKLKQLMPNVELMQKTLGEMNGDADIRGVGNSVAALLGTSNGNLKLLMNDGLVSRNLMEILGLNVGNYVIGQLFGDDEVRVNCAAANLDLTNGVARPQIFAFDTENALINVTGTASFASEQLDLTIDPESKGIRIVTLRSPLYVRGSFKNPQAGVKAGPLIARGAVAAALATLVTPAAALLALISPSEGEQNQCQTILTQMKH; this comes from the coding sequence ATGACAAAAACGCGTAAAGCGATCACCGCTGTTATAGCCACCGTACTGTTACTGATTGTGGTTGCCGTCGTTATCATCGCCACCTTCGACTGGAACCGCCTGAAACCCACCATTAATGAAAAAGTCTCCGCCGAACTGAATCGTCCGTTTGCCATTCGTGGCGATCTGGGCGTGATCTGGGAGCGGCAAAAAGAGGAGACCGGCTGGCGCAGTTGGGTGCCGTGGCCGCATGTTCACGCTGACGATATTATGCTGGGCAATCCGCCGGGCATTGATGAAGTGGCCATGGTTCATCTGCCGCGTGTAGAAGCCACGCTGGCGCCGCTGGCGCTGCTCAGCAAAACGGTCTATCTGCCGTGGATCAAACTGCAACAGCCGGATGCCCGCCTTATTCGCCGCTCAGAAAAACTCAATAACTGGACCTTCACCCTCGCCAGCGACACCAATAAAGAGACGAATGCACAGCCCTCTTCATGGTCATTTCGCCTTGATAACATTCTCTTCGATCGCGGGCGTATTGCCATTGATGATGCGGTGACGCGCGCTGATATCGAGATCCTCGTCGATCCACTCGGTAAGCCGTTGCCATTTAGCGAAGTGACCGGCAAAAACGATGGTAAAACGAAAGCGGGCGATTATGTCTTTGGCCTGACGGCAAAAGGGCGCTACAACGGACAGCCGCTCTCCGGGACGGGGAAAATCGGCGGCATGCTGGCGCTGCGTAGCGAAGGAACGCCTTTCCCGGTGCAGGCGGATTTTCGCTCCGGCAATACCCGCGTCGCGTTTGTTGGTACGGTCAACGATCCGCTGAACATCGGCGGCGTCGATCTGCAACTGAAGTTCGGCGGCGATTCGCTGGGCGATCTGTATGACTTAACCGGCGTGCTGTTGCCGGATACGCCGCCGTTCGAGACCGACGGTCATCTGGTGGCGAAGATCGACAGTGAAAAAGGCTCGGCATTTGATTACCGCGATTTCAACGGCCATATCGGCGACAGCGACATTCACGGCTCGCTCAATTACACCACCGGTAAACCGCGCCCGAAACTGGAAGGCGATGTCGAGTCGCGCCAGTTGCGGCTGGCGGATTTGGGGCCGCTCATTGGCGTTGATTCCGGCAAAGGGGGGCAGCACTCCACACACAGTGAGCAGCAAAAAGGGGAAAAATCGGTGCAACCGGCGGGCAAAGCGCTGCCGTACGATCGTTTTGAAACCGATAAATGGGATGTGATGGATGCCGATGTCCGCTTTAAAGGCCGTCGTATTGAGCATGGTTCAACGTTGCCCATCAGCGACCTCTCCACGCACATCATCCTTAATAACGCTGACCTGCGCCTGCAACCGCTGAAATTTGGCCTCGCGGGCGGCACTATCTCATCGAACCTCCATTTTGAAGGGGATAAAAAACCGATGCAGGGCCGCGCAGAGATCCAGGCGCGGCGGCTGAAGTTAAAACAACTGATGCCGAACGTTGAGCTGATGCAAAAAACACTTGGCGAGATGAACGGCGATGCGGACATTCGTGGCGTCGGGAACTCGGTCGCCGCGCTGCTCGGCACCAGTAATGGCAATCTCAAGCTGCTGATGAATGACGGGCTGGTGAGCCGCAATTTGATGGAGATCCTCGGCCTGAACGTGGGCAACTATGTTATCGGCCAGTTGTTTGGCGATGACGAAGTGCGGGTCAACTGCGCGGCGGCCAATCTGGATCTGACGAACGGCGTGGCGCGTCCGCAAATCTTCGCTTTCGACACCGAAAATGCGCTAATTAATGTCACCGGCACCGCCAGCTTTGCTTCTGAGCAACTGGATTTAACCATCGATCCGGAGAGTAAAGGCATTCGTATCGTGACGCTGCGCTCGCCGTTGTATGTGCGCGGTAGCTTCAAAAATCCGCAGGCCGGGGTTAAAGCCGGGCCGCTGATTGCGCGCGGCGCAGTAGCCGCGGCGCTGGCGACGTTAGTGACTCCGGCGGCCGCGTTGCTGGCGCTGATCTCGCCCTCAGAAGGGGAGCAAAATCAGTGCCAGACGATTTTGACGCAGATGAAACATTAA
- a CDS encoding MFS transporter — MQATATTFDNEQENPPVNSRNKVVVASLIGTAIEFFDFYIYATAAVIVFPHIFFPQGDPTAATLQSLATFAIAFIARPIGSAVFGHFGDRVGRKVTLVASLLTMGISTVVIGLLPGYETIGVMAPLLLALARFGQGLGLGGEWGGAALLATENAPPRKRALYGSFPQLGAPIGFFFANGTFLLLSWLLTDEQFMNWGWRVPFIFSAVLVLIGLYVRVSLHETPVFAKVAAAKKQVKIPLGTLLTKHVRVTVLGTFIMLATYTLFYIMTVYSMTFSTSPQGLGMPRNEVLWMLMMAVIGFGVMVPVAGLLADAFGRRKSMVIITTLIILFALFVFPPLLGSGNPALVMTYLLIGLSLMGLTFGPMGALLPELFPTEVRYTGASFSYNVSSILGASVAPYIATWLQANYGLMYVGFYLAAMAGLTLIALLLTHETKHQSL, encoded by the coding sequence ATGCAAGCTACAGCTACCACTTTCGACAACGAGCAGGAAAACCCACCGGTAAACTCACGCAATAAAGTCGTCGTTGCTTCTCTGATCGGCACCGCCATCGAGTTCTTCGACTTCTATATTTACGCAACCGCTGCGGTGATTGTATTCCCGCATATCTTCTTCCCGCAGGGCGACCCAACGGCAGCCACGCTGCAATCGCTGGCGACCTTCGCCATTGCCTTTATCGCGCGTCCGATCGGCTCTGCAGTGTTTGGCCACTTCGGCGACCGCGTTGGCCGCAAAGTGACGCTGGTGGCATCGCTGCTGACCATGGGCATCTCTACCGTGGTGATCGGCCTGCTGCCGGGCTACGAAACGATCGGCGTAATGGCGCCGTTGCTGCTGGCGTTGGCCCGTTTTGGCCAGGGTCTGGGGCTTGGCGGCGAGTGGGGCGGCGCAGCGCTGCTGGCCACGGAAAACGCCCCGCCGCGCAAACGCGCGCTGTACGGTTCTTTCCCGCAGTTGGGCGCGCCAATCGGCTTCTTCTTCGCGAACGGCACGTTCCTGCTGCTCTCCTGGCTGCTGACCGACGAACAGTTTATGAACTGGGGCTGGCGCGTACCGTTTATCTTCTCTGCGGTACTGGTGCTGATCGGCCTGTATGTACGCGTTTCGCTGCATGAAACGCCGGTGTTCGCCAAAGTCGCAGCAGCGAAAAAACAGGTCAAAATTCCGCTGGGTACGCTGCTGACCAAACACGTCCGCGTGACGGTGCTGGGTACCTTTATCATGCTGGCAACCTACACGCTGTTCTACATCATGACGGTCTATTCAATGACGTTCAGCACCTCGCCGCAGGGGCTTGGCATGCCGCGTAATGAAGTGCTGTGGATGCTGATGATGGCAGTGATTGGCTTCGGCGTGATGGTGCCGGTGGCGGGCCTGCTGGCCGATGCGTTTGGCCGTCGCAAAAGCATGGTGATCATCACCACGCTTATCATTCTGTTCGCGCTGTTTGTCTTCCCGCCGCTGCTGGGTTCCGGTAACCCGGCGCTAGTGATGACTTACCTGCTGATTGGCTTAAGCCTGATGGGGCTGACTTTCGGCCCGATGGGCGCACTGCTGCCGGAACTGTTCCCGACCGAAGTGCGTTATACCGGTGCGTCATTCTCCTATAACGTGTCGTCCATTCTCGGCGCGTCCGTGGCACCGTATATCGCCACCTGGTTGCAGGCGAATTACGGCCTGATGTATGTCGGGTTCTACCTGGCGGCCATGGCGGGGTTAACGCTGATTGCACTGCTGCTGACCCACGAAACTAAACACCAGTCGCTGTAA